Proteins encoded by one window of Puntigrus tetrazona isolate hp1 chromosome 17, ASM1883169v1, whole genome shotgun sequence:
- the mgaa gene encoding MAX dimerization protein MGA a isoform X4 has product MANTENQGAMVLHEEGVTAPTLALPTTSPQSIFVVLKKLQTGDSGKDKGSLMAISEANEMGKSSAGPVPTGIHPTSSTFADTNHIIQSENLPADARCKGVTATLDNNSMWNEFYRCQTEMILTKQGRRMFPYCRFRLSGMEPFQNYLLAMDIVPVDNYRYKWSGKGWETNGKAEPHVSRLFVHPDSPATGLHWMQYPVSFYRLKLCNNLEQEDHIILHSMHRYLPQLHIIPADKDSENIQVDKPNVVTLRFSQTEFFAVTAYQNLRITQLKIDYNPFAKGFRDDAVNARSSKAKNGMSTEEAESELKLSKEMTTLNNLKTLFMKRNAAVKVNKDQNVPSPTNVERKAINGDAPIVETNFQSLCSKKRPLSVAFSDFIKGAHVKVKRLSLDNIKRNGVVLQASTTCTSEQNEGMDKTESILQVVKDKTVGDINTCKSTETTTKTELKIDQNKTIDESKAVKITLLSSDQNNEKGVETLSSVDTEAKSEENTKKALPHKRPERVPLPLLAQFLKQRKSKTRPTTPKPNVSSSSLEKSCEPVLTPENSSALLSSIPCVTTNSEIKPIFTSLSEKVKLLSTTDASKIASESTALSSSAIASPVPAETQLSVRFSPSQMCSDPINAPNTTTPSRSDYDSTPDIISSVFHNADAVSMPDLDDTLRSQSDISSLPVSDAVNNTCTQTTPEINTDSDTPIVPSVTTSVLGVPSSTDNSVIPFQQLTSIPDVAESNSMSDCLLDSSKGSCTELLSEDVSQNTLFTLKESLSLPLDDPSSPTFSLPSPSPSSSPDPFPPSLFCERPVPPRKTLDSFPERLLDCTASSSPDLFPLGLFNDRPVPPRKVLDFGTDTTLDGTSKESLSPSVPSGPEHPRGTLDLFFQSQCTDRTGPLNDVEMQSAVSCETSDHIIPEPTKQSSHGNTFKKSKAKQKKTGKLKFCEDEVFEGPIPVPMQPSLEDVEGQLFVSFMSKKALVIHLGDDANSEVAQKKTEHSDGVRYENVEEKIEELEKTLLRDLKVMRHRQVIHPVLQEVGLKLNLLDLSLEIDLQYLGVQLPIPPPALSPEGSSASSQVRFVSRTGKTTDFTKIKGWRDKFSGSGSNAEGMSSSDAGQKNLSAFCSDMLDEYLASEGKLIDERAATLSQADITPVAYQLPTKSTSYVRTLDSVLKKQVPATMSTASNKVKPTFKTKEENKSKKLLKSGTAKQTRPVFSVNTPALILKTTAKQQNKKPKNKKESKSLSLEMPSFETAAEVSFNKTPMVEVCGSKTSSCAAGRTTGLPKTLVKLMDVEDGAVWEGKHRTFITEERAAIALATLVTAEGISKGNPDAIRIIRRRAPPCLNVFCRLGCVCASLVHLRRHHHCGKPQCMLGCSCLRRKVVALKTPKQEQSATDESEPQGVSEENKTKWKKKNKQRKTYVLTDPDAAPEPAKRVSTLWDRKSVCSDLEVLFCPPTPRAPSLALLSRELQNDLEIFLRPSKQKRVEERHLKITEDDMENRITCARSRPFSSMCHDKQKMVDQHHISQVSTQDIEEGELVPLNLSGPSKRLEIISECSWASTDTRNYIMRIVCEHMAQDRLKHPFWIGKYFIQPVSKTLQENEDGSVDTYKVIISQPVEKKKEDGDVTENKADLKKDVEKSEVKGLPFLSRCCPAGLLKAEKKAPDAPGRIMVNGKTYPQAKLELGKMGALHPANRLAAYITGRICPVSQSGPNVGTTSTVTKASITSVPVSTVSTATTVTSTSASSDKPLIKSVGRAGLTPTTTSSSSGSTTPGKKTVYITVMSRSTGLTCSSPRLTKPVTQTRPSQTQNQKVLLQVVKTADGNTLYRNPNGQLLQLVPLSQIKTIKPNLLSQGQPTFVRFPAPTAVNLKKPQGGSATIVKSLSPVSQTQTKAVVTVPVSTSSSISSKPITLTSSNAVSLNSVPSTLKVVPGFLGQSGTCKLRILPTHPVQNTGINTPTSSPAVPQSGFTMLKHGSSTLYNQDSTMSETSVSVSSVSKELVSHVSNQSEMDPSEQNRCDGFEQIAGNISKPLSSGASSSIPSHFSGGDLAETGKIAKPKVTVKDFDIAPVSDEEEIDSDITELTDDSDLYSDDDREDACSLSGSDQVERMLDTDGLCSDKKDFAEVVVDIETIEESAEENSIAKFRASALRRNQHLSNRKHIHDERLQVKVRRVRLERIRRRTLKDGFLKLQAALGKSSDNLETSKMRILTMATKEIESLVKLDECLVKKRQRLQFKRQRYLQTLSLLCDKSTESINKKLNEIIAKQKVLEAQPKAKEMKSQLNEAMSKPKLADLESKQKDLTYQNKLKDAPKPTYSPSKPMDLSIKKQKSLGKTESASTPTASPANIDSSKKTLKTQDFNSSPEKTPVSDPSSIKHSSVLRERTRPNILSRTSSQVIQEFAVKEPFLTNVCIPQVFPLMNTMVPCNQIIAINNPLQPIGITSVGTQQSSTRGVASVSIVPSGSQPVGVENPLPLLQPQFFKITNSPVNINTQVDSANLPNITNVISLVPPAENLVIPQKVVKDKSAVQAQPTSVPAPVEDHQKPSDVQILDLEERAAVDEPQSKAVPKQPVGGDENSAPVTSSNQQGLDKKSPVDSNDPEDENLLSLLDELVLLSQQLSNEDEDQRIVVPGEVQECSEKQAGPERDDDRALSPLFLTLDEDLMSPDSKDEIDIPPKVDDLVKVIFGSDSPSVSSESGVAPSTNVQSPQAPACSGKGDAPTPPPLLHMKVACEAASGQSANEGTTSVAWRPMPKLVPLGLKAQDAVVNKVTGSPVSKLDSNEEDIHGPQT; this is encoded by the exons ATGGCCAATACAGAGAATCAGGGTGCAATGGTGCTTCATGAAGAGGGCGTCACTGCCCCAACACTGGCACTTCCCACTACATCTCCACAGTCCATTTTTGTTGTCCTTAAAAAATTGCAGACTGGTGATAGTGGGAAAGATAAGGGCAGCCTGATGGCAATTAGTGAAGCAAATGAAATGGGGAAATCCTCAGCTGGTCCTGTTCCAACAGGCATCCATCCAACATCATCCACATTTGCAGATACCAACCACATCATCCAGTCTGAGAACTTGCCAGCAGATGCTAGATGCAAAGGTGTCACCGCTACACTGGACAACAACAGTATGTGGAATGAATTCTATAGATGTCAGACCGAGATGATTCTGACCAAACAAGGTCGTAGAATGTTCCCTTACTGCCGCTTTCGTTTGTCTGGAATGGAACCTTTCCAGAATTATTTGTTGGCAATGGATATTGTTCCAGTTGATAACTACAGATACAAATGGAGTGGAAAAGGATGGGAAACCAATGGGAAGGCTGAGCCTCATGTTTCACGTTTGTTTGTACACCCAGATTCTCCTGCTACTGGCCTACACTGGATGCAGTACCCTGTTTCATTTTACAGACTGAAACTTTGCAACAACTTGGAGCAGGAGGACCATATTATTTTGCACTCAATGCACCGATATCTTCCTCAACTTCATATTATACCTGCGGACAAAGACTCAGAAAACATTCAAGTTGACAAACCTAATGTCGTAACTCTACGTTTTTCTCAGACAGAGTTCTTTGCGGTCACCGCCTATCAAAACCTTCGCATCACCCAACTCAAAATTGATTACAACCCCTTTGCCAAAGGTTTCAGGGATGATGCAGTCAATGCTCGATCATCTAAGGCCAAGAATGGAATGtccactgaggaagcagagAGTGAGCTTAAGCTAAGCAAGGAGATGACAAccttgaataatttaaaaactctGTTCATGAAGAGAAATGCTGCTGTAAAGGTCAATAAGGATCAGAACGTTCCAAGCCCTACAAATGTCGAAAGGAAGGCTATTAATGGCGATGCTCCCATTGTAGAAACTAATTTTCAAAGTTTGTG CAGCAAGAAACGCCCATTGTCAGTGGCATTCTCAGACTTCATTAAAGGTGCTCATGTGAAAGTAAAAAGGTTGTCACTTGATAATATCAAGAGAAATGGTGTAGTCTTGCAAGCATCCACAACATGCACAAGTGAACAAAATGAGGGGATGGACAAAACGGAAAGTATACTACAAGTTGTTAAAGATAAAACTGTAGGAGATATCAACACATGTAAAAGCACAGAAACCACCACAAAAACAGAGTTAAAAATAGACCAGAATAAAACAATAGATGAAAGCAAAGCTGTCAAGATTACATTGCTGTCCAGTGACCAAAACAATGAAAAGGGTGTTGAGACCCTTTCTTCTGTGGACACTGAAGCCAAATCTgaagaaaatacaaagaaagCTTTACCACACAAGCGGCCAGAACGTGTCCCCCTACCACTCCTTGCTCAGTTTCTTAAACAGAGAAAGTCTAAGACGAGACCTACAACACCAAAACCTAATGTTTCCAGCTCATCCCTAGAAAAGTCCTGTGAACCTGTTCTAACCCCTGAAAACTCATCTGCTTTGTTGTCTTCCATTCCTTGTGTTACCACTAACTcagaaataaaaccaatattTACCTCATTATCtgaaaaagttaaattattatCAACAACCGATGCAAGCAAGATAGCATCTGAGTCCACTGCTTTATCTTCATCAGCAATTGCATCCCCTGTGCCAGCAGAAACACAATTATCTGTTAGATTTTCACCTTCCCAAATGTGCAGTGATCCAATAAATGCCCCAAACACTACCACTCCATCCAGATCAGATTATGACTCAACACCTGACATTATCTCTAGTGTGTTTCATAATGCTGATGCTGTTTCTATGCCAGATCTTGACGACACGCTCAGGTCTCAGTCAGACATTTCATCTCTCCCTGTAAGTGACGCTGTGAATAATACCTGTACACAAACTACCCCTGAAATTAACACTGATTCTGACACACCAATTGTCCCCTCTGTCACTACATCTGTTCTTGGTGTTCCATCCAGTACAGACAATAGCGTAATTCCTTTCCAGCAACTTACCTCAATTCCTGATGTTGCTGAGAGTAATTCTATGTCTGATTGCCTGTTAGACAGTTCCAAGGGCTCTTGTACTGAGCTTCTTTCAGAAGATGTCTCTCAAAACACTCTGTTCACACTTAAGGAATCTCTTTCCTTGCCGTTAGATGACCCATCCTCCCCAACCTTCTCCTTACCCAGCCCatctccttcttcttctcctgacCCATTTCCACCAAGTCTATTCTGTGAAAGACCAGTACCTCCTAGAAAGACCCTTGATTCATTTCCAGAAAGACTGTTAGATTGCACAGCTTCGTCGTCTCCTGACCTTTTCCCACTAGGTCTATTCAATGACAGACCTGTGCCTCCCAGAAAGGTTCTTGATTTTGGTACAGATACAACTCTGGATGGAACTTCAAAAGAATCATTGTCACCAAGTGTCCCTAGTGGGCCAGAACATCCCAGGGGAACACTTGACTTGTTTTTTCAAAGTCAGTGCACTGATAGAACAGGTCCTCTTAATGATGTAGAGATGCAGTCTGCGGTTAGTTGTGAGACAAGTGATCACATCATTCCAGAACCAACTAAACAGTCCTCTCATGGAAACACTTTCAAGAAATCTAaggcaaaacagaaaaaaacaggaaaattgAAGTTCTGTGAAGATGAGGTGTTCGAAGGACCTATACCTGTTCCAATGCAGCCCAGCCTGGAGGACGTTGAAGGCCAATTGTTTGTCTCCTTCATGTCAAAG aaaGCTCTTGTGATTCACCTTGGAGACGATGCCAATTCGGaggttgcacaaaaaaaaacagagcattCTGATG GGGTCAGGTATGAAAATGTAGAAGAAAAGATTGAGGAGCTAGAGAAAACCCTTTTACGTGATCTGAAAGTCATGAGGCATAGACAGGTCATTCATCCGGTGCTACAAGAAG TTGGATTGAAGTTGAATCTACTCGATCTCTCCCTGGAAATTGACCTGCAATATCTGGGTGTGCAATTACCTATACCCCCACCTGCACTCTCACCTGAAGGAAGTTCAGCCTCATCTCAAG TTCGTTTTGTTTCAAGGACAGGAAAAACTACTGATTTCACCAAAATTAAAGGATGGAGAGATAAGTTTTCTGGCTCAGGATCTAATGCTGAAG GTATGTCAAGCTCAGATGCAGGACAGAAGAACCTCTCTGCATTTTGTAGTGACATGTTGGATGAATACCTGGCCAGTGAGGGCAAACTGATAGATGAACGAGCTGCAACCTTATCCCAGGCTGATATTACACCTGTAGCATACCAGCTACCCACTAAGAGCACTAGTTACGTTCGTACCCTAGATAGTGTACTTAAGAAACAAGTACCAGCTACCATGTCCACAGCATCCAACAAGGTCAAGCCAACATTTAAGaccaaagaggaaaataaatctaaaaaacttttaaagtcaGGTACAGCAAAGCAAACAAGACCAGTCTTTAGTGTTAACACACCTGCTTTAATATTAAAGACTacagcaaaacagcaaaacaagaaACCTAAAAATAAGAAGGAATCCAAGAGTTTGAGTCTTGAAATGCCTTCTTTTGAGACTGCTGCAGAGGTATCTTTTAATAAGACTCCCATGGTTGAAGTTTGTGGCTCCAAAACATCAAGTTGTGCAGCTGGCCGTACTACAGGTTTGCCAAAAACTTTGGTGAAGCTGATGGATGTGGAAGATGGAGCAGTGTGGGAAGGCAAACATCGTACCTTTATCACAGAAGAAAGGGCAGCCATCGCATTAGCCACTCTGGTCACCGCTGAG ggGATATCAAAAGGAAATCCTGATGCCATCAGAATTATAAGACGACGTGCACCTCCCTGCCTCAATGTATTCTGTAGGCTTGGCTGCGTTTGTGCCAGTCTGGTTCACTTGAGGCGACATCATCATTGTGGAAAACCACAGTGCATGTTGGGCTGTAGCTGCCTGCGACGCAAAGTTGTTGCACTTAAAACTCCCAAACAGGAACAAAGTGCAACGGATGAGTCTGAACCTCAGGGAGTGTCAGAGGAGAACAAGactaaatggaaaaagaaaaacaaacagagaaagacTTATG TTCTGACAGATCCGGATGCAGCACCTGAACCGGCTAAGCGTGTCAGTACATTATGGGATCGAAAAAGTGTCTGTTCGGATTTAGAAGTTCTTTTCTGTCCTCCTACTCCAAGAGCTCCCTCTCTAGCACTCTTATCTCGAGAGCTTCAGAATGACCTGGAAATCTTTTTAAgaccttcaaaacaaaaaagg GTAGAAGAGAGGCATTTGAAAATTACTGAGGATGATATGGAGAACAGGATTACATGTGCTCGGTCGCGACCATTTTCCTCGATGTGCcatgataaacaaaaaatg gTTGACCAACACCACATCTCACAGGTCTCTACGCAAG ATATTGAGGAAGGTGAGCTTGTACCTCTTAATTTGTCTGGCCCTTCTAAGCGACTTGAGATCATATCTGAATGCAGTTGGGCTAGTACGGACACCAGAAATTACATTATGCGGATAGTATGTGAGCACATGGCTCAGGATCGTTTGAAGCATCCTTTCTGGATTGGCAAGTACTTCATTCAGCCTGTCTCCAAGACTCTACAAGAGAATGAGGATGGTTCTGTCGATACATACAAAGTCATCATCTCTCAACCCgtggagaagaaaaaagaagatgGGGATGTTACAGAAAACAAAGCGGACCTGAAAAAGGATGTAGAGAAGAGTGAGGTGAAAGGTCTGCCCTTCCTCTCTAGGTGTTGCCCTGCAGGCTTGCTTAAGGCTGAGAAAAAAGCACCTGATGCTCCAGGACGGATAATG GTTAATGGAAAGACATACCCGCAAGCCAAATTAGAGCTGGGGAAGATGGGAGCTTTGCACCCTGCCAACAGACTGGCAGCTTATATTACAGGGAGAAtatgtccagtcagtcagtctgGACCTAATGTGGGAACAACGTCAACTGTTACAAAGGCTTCTATCACATCTGTTCCAGTCTCGACTGTGTCCACAGCAACCACAGTTACAAGCACAAGTGCTTCTTCAGACAAACCGCTCATCAAGTCTGTAG GTAGGGCTGGTCTAACTCCAACAACTACTTCCTCTTCATCTGGATCAACCACTCCTGGAAAAAAGACTGTTTATATCACAGTAATGTCCCGTAGTACAGGCCTCACCTGTAGTAGTCCAAGGCTTACCAAACCTGTCACACAGACTCGGCCCTCACAGACCCAAAACCAAAAGGTGCTGCTTCAGGTGGTGAAGACCGCTGATGGCAATACATTGTACCGTAATCCTAATGGTCAACTCTTGCAATTGGTGCCTTTAAGTCAAATCAAAACCATCAAACCCAACCTCCTATCTCAAGGCCAAC CTACCTTTGTTCGTTTTCCCGCTCCTACTGCAGTCAATCTAAAAAAGCCTCAGGGTGGCAGCGCTACCATAGTCAAATCTTTAAGCCCAGTATCCCAAACACAGACAAAGGCTGTTGTCACCGTACCAGTCTCTACATCTTCATCTATAAGTTCCAAACCAATCACACTCACTTCATCCAATGCAGTCTCATTGAACAGCGTTCCTTCTACCCTTAAAGTTGTTCCAGGTTTTCTGGGACAGTCTGGAACGTGTAAATTGCGAATTCTCCCAACACATCCTGTTCAGAACACTGGAATTAACACTCCAACTTCCTCTCCTGCTGTCCCTCAGAGTGGCTTTACAATGCTTAAGCATGGAAGTTCAACGCTATACAACCAAGACTCCACTATGTCTGAGACTTCTGTTTCTGTTAGCTCAGTTTCAAAAGAGTTAGTTAGTCATGTATCTAACCAGTCTGAGATGGATCCTTCTGAACAAAATAGATGTGACGGTTTTGAACAAATAGCAGGCAATATATCAAAACCTCTGTCTTCTGGTGCCTCCTCTTCAATACCCAGCCATTTTTCTGGAGGGGATTTGGCTGAGACTGGTAAAATAGCTAAAcccaaagtgacagtaaaagaTTTTGACATAGCTCCAGTTTCTGATGAGGAAGAGATTGATTCGGATATAACAGAATTAACTGATGACTCTGACCTGTACAGTGATGATGACCGAGAAGATGCATGCAGTTTGAGT GGTTCTGATCAAGTGGAGAGGATGTTGGATACAGATGGTTTGTGCTCTGACAAGAAAGATTTTGCAGAGGTGGTGGTTGATATTGAGACTATTGAAGAGTCTGCAGAGGAAAACAGTATTGCCAAATTTCGGGCATCTGCACTGAGGCGAAATCAACATCTAAG tAACCGGAAGCACATTCATGATGAAAGGTTGCAGGTGAAGGTCAGG AGAGTGAGGCTGGAGAGAATAAGGCGCCGCACACTTAAAGACGGCTTTCTTAAACTTCAGGCAGCACTCGGAAAGTCTTCAGACAATTTAGAAACCTCCAAAATGAGAATCCTTACAATG gCTACAAAAGAGATTGAGTCCCTGGTTAAGCTGGATGAGTGCTTAGTAAAGAAAAGACAGAGACTGCAATTTAAGAGACAGCGTTACCTACAGACACTTTCACTACTGTGTG ACAAGAGTACAGAGTCCATCAACAAGAAGCTTAATGAAATTATTGCAAAGCAAAAAGTCCTGGAAGCCCAGCCTAAAGCGAAAGAGATGAAATCCCAGCTAAATGAGGCAATGTCCAAACCTAAACTAGCTGATCTTGAAAGTAAACAGAAAGATTTAACATACCAGAACAAATTGAAAGATGCTCCCAAACCCACCTATTCTCCCTCCAAACCAATGGATTTgagtattaaaaaacaaaaaagcctgGGAAAGACTGAAAGTGCTTCCACACCGACAGCCTCACCTGCAAACATTGATAGCAgcaaaaaaactcttaaaactcAGGATTTTAACTCAAGTCCAGAAAAGACACCGGTCTCTGACCCAAGCTCTATAAAACATTCCTCAGTACTACGTGAGAGAACACGGCCAAATATTCTTTCCCGTACTTCATCCCAGGTGATACAAGAATTTGCCGTCAAAGAGCCTTTTTTAACTAATG TGTGTATACCTCAAGTATTCCCTCTGATGAATACCATGGTTCCATGCAATCAAATCATAGCCATAAACAACCCACTTCAACCAATTGGCATCACCTCAGTAGGGACACAGCAATCATCCACACGAG GTGTAGCATCTGTGTCTATAGTTCCTTCAGGATCTCAACCAGTTGGAGTGGAAAATCCCCTTCCATTGTTGCAGCctcagttttttaaaattacaaacagTCCTGTTAATATTAACACACAAG TGGATTCCGCCAACCTTCCAAATATCACCAACGTTATTTCTCTGGTTCCACCGGCGGAGAATCTGGTAATACCACAGAAAGTTGTAAAAGATAAATCTGCTGTTCAGGCACAGCCAACATCTGTCCCTGCACCTGTGGAAGATCATCAGAAGCCCTCAGATGTTCAAATTCTAGATTTAGAGGAAAGGGCAGCCGTGGATGAGCCTCAATCCAAGGCTGTCCCCAAACAACCTGTTGGAGGAGATGAGAACAGTGCACCTGTTACTTCATCCAACCAGCAAGGACTTGATAAGAAAAGTCCAGTTGACAGCAATGATCCGGAGGATGAAAATTTATTGTCTTTGTTAGACGAACTTGTTCTCCTTAGCCAGCAGCTGAGTAACGAGGATGAAGATCAGAGAATTGTTGTGCCCGGCGAGGTACAGGAATGTTCGGAAAAGCAGGCCGGTCCAGAACGGGATGATGACCGTGCTCTCAGTCCCTTGTTTCTAACTCTGGATGAAGATCTGATGTCTCCAGACTCTAAAGATGAAATCGATATCCCACCCAAAGTGGATGACTTGGTCAAAGTAATTTTTGGATCTGATTCACCTTCGGTTTCGTCCGAATCTGGAGTTGCACCATCAACAAATGTTCAAAGTCCGCAAGCCCCAGCGTGCAGCGGTAAAGGCGATGCCCCTACTCCACCACCTTTGTTGCACATGAAGGTGGCATGTGAAGCTGCATCAGGTCAGTCAGCCAATGAAGGGACCACCAGTGTGGCATGGCGTCCAATGCCTAAACTAGTACCTCTTGGGTTAAAGGCTCAAGATGCTGTTGTGAATAAAGTGACCGGCTCCCCAGTTTCCAAACTGGACTCAAATGAGGAAGACATTCACGGACCACAAACGTGA